Proteins encoded in a region of the Antedon mediterranea chromosome 2, ecAntMedi1.1, whole genome shotgun sequence genome:
- the LOC140039854 gene encoding acyl-CoA 6-desaturase-like, with translation MSKLHTRIYTWQEVNCKDGKLNPEKWIVIDNEVYDVTNWGRKHPGGSRVMTHYAGQDASEAFTAFHKNQKYARKFMKALHIGRVESTVTNRNQSVIKDVLNLRQTAEKMGLFTASKLFYVVHALQIILLIVSGYFLMYYFGVTMATYTLAIFILGTAQAQAAWLQHDFGHNSVFKNNKWNRLVHFLIMGTLKGASSKWWTHMHNQHHSKPNVIGKDPDVRLEALFVVGEKMPVDVAKNGKSKMPYNHQHKYFMIIGPPLLFPVYFQFMLFWYILTRKEWSDLFFTLSFYVLFGAVFGSLMSWWKVILLYEGMRVLESIWFTWVAQANHIPMEIDKDLQRPWLELQLKATCNIEKSVFNDWFTGHLNFQIEHHLFPCMPRHNLHRIAPLVKSVCRKHDIEYRVKTLSEGLTDILRSLHKSGQIWFDAYYHLRHDL, from the exons ATGTCAAAGCTACACACAAGAATATACACTTGGCAGGAGGTTAATTGTAAAGATGGTAAATTGAACCCCGAAAAGTGGATTGTTATTGATAATGAGGTATACGATGTGACCAACTGGGGAAGAAAACACCCAGGCGGTAGTAGAGTTATGACACATTATGCTGGACAAGATGCGTCT GAAGCATTTACTGCTTTCCATAAGAACCAAAAATATGCTAGAAAATTTATGAAAGCCCTGCACATTGGTCGTGTAGAATCAACAGTAACCAATAGAAACCAAAGTGTTATTAAAGATGTACTTAATCTTCGACAGACAGCTGAAAAAATG GGTTTATTCACAGCTAGCAAACTATTCTATGTAGTCCATGCTTTGCAGATCATCCTTCTAATTGTTTCAGGTTACTTCCTAATGTATTATTTTGGAGTAACCATGGCTACGTATACCTtggcaatatttattttaggcacaGCGCAG GCTCAGGCAGCTTGGTTACAACATGACTTCGGACACAACTccgtatttaaaaacaataaatggaACCGACTAGTACATTTCCTAATTATGGGTACTCTTAAG GGTGCATCAAGTAAATGGTGGACCCATATGCACAACCAACACCATTCAAAACCCAACGTG ATTGGCAAAGATCCGGATGTTAGGCTTGAGGCATTGTTTGTGGTTGGTGAGAAAATGCCAGTAGATGTTGCTAAGAATGGCAAGTCCAAGATGCCATACAATCATCAACACAAGTATTTTATGATTA TTGGGCCGCCACTTTTGTTTCCAGTTTATTTTCAGTTTATGCTATTCTGGTACATTTTAACAAGAAAAGAATGGTCG GACCTCTTCTTTACACTGTCTTTTTATGTATTGTTTGGTGCCGTATTTGGTAGCCTAATGTCTTGGTGGAAGGTGATTTTACTTTATGAAGGAATGAg AGTTTTAGAGAGTATCTGGTTTACATGGGTGGCACAAGCTAACCATATACCAATGGAAATTGACAAAGATTTGCAACGGCCATGGTTAGAGCTACAGTTGAAAGCAACCTGCAACATTGAGAAGTCTGTGTTCAACGACTGGTTTACTGGTCATCTCAACTTCCAAATTGAGCACCA TCTTTTTCCTTGTATGCCAAGGCATAACTTACACAGGATAGCACCTCTTGTTAAATCAGTCTGCAGGAAGCATGACATAGAGTATAGAGTAAAGACACTTAGTGAAGGCCTAACAGATATCTTGAG ATCACTTCATAAATCTGGACAGATTTGGTTTGATGCGTACTATCATCTTCGTCATGATCTTTAA